A window of Trichoderma atroviride chromosome 3, complete sequence contains these coding sequences:
- a CDS encoding uncharacterized protein (EggNog:ENOG41) produces the protein MTCSLGGAEEGLVQNIHTRIFRPSSRPRTKSTSIDSRPSYNSQVAETTSQRPAAALCPGGRTSSAASAPLSPGAPLSPSLQHIVELKVLCRHPKLQLGYISDLHATMSVAYEPRSFIHEGAYPPIGDEHDHAAEQRFTDSDVAEHLSHYTAEASMLPDDRGVMGDERDILVDDDAVVQEAAQLDLDTPEFSSPLQVALHAPPLPDPIHESKELPRTDMSSPSSRIKPIIKPEREVHKKSDGKFHCPLDDCKEELRAFSRKCEWNKHMDKHERPYRCPAEGCENLPGFTYSGGLLRHEREVHGKHGGPKNTVNCPHPNCKRHTGKGFSRQENLNEHLRRVHTNMDTSASPIEAAASPDDNESEKSGTKRKRRLSSQGGDELSDLREEIKRVREENERLKSEVDQQQEHSLSMMAQIAELQDALNHSLNPHGLGAPTAQMI, from the exons ATGACCTGCTCTCTGGGCGGAGCTGAAGAGGGCCTTGTGCAAAACATTCATACCAGAATTTTCAGGCCATCATCCCGACCTCGAACTAAGAGTACCAGCATCGACAGCCGGCCAAGCTACAATTCCCAGGTCGCAGAAACCACAAGCCAACGGCCAGCTGCCGCTCTTTGCCCTGGAGGCCGCACCTCGAGCGCAGCCTCTGCGCCCTTGTCACCTGGAGCGCCACTATCGCCGAGTCTCCAGCACATCGTTGAGCTTAAAGTGCTGTGTCGTCACCCGAAACTCCAGCTAGGGTACATCTCCGACTTACACGCCACCATGAGCGTCGCATACGAGCCCCGATCCTTCATTCATGAGGGCGCCTATCCCCCCATAGGCGACGAGCATGACCATGCCGCCGAACAACGCTTCACAGACTCCGATGTTGCCGAGCACCTCAGCCATTATACCGCAGAAGCGTCCATGCTGCCGGATGACAGAGGCGTCATGGGGGACGAAAGAGATATCCtagttgatgacgatgctgtcgttcaagaagcagctcaacTAGACCTCGACACACCAGAGTTCTCATCGCCTCTCCAGGTTGCACTACatgcgccgccgctgccagatCCCATACACGAAAGCAAAGAGCTCCCACGAACCGACATGTCCTCTCCGTCATCGCGAATAAAGCCAATCATCAAGCCGGAGCGTGAAGTTCACAAGAAGTCGGATGGGAAATTCCACTGTCCTCTAGATGATTGTAAAGAGGAACTTCGTGCATTCTCGCGCAAATGCGAATGGAA CAAGCACATGGACAAGCATGAACGTCCTTATCGCTGCCCGGCCGAAGGATGTGAAAATCTCCCTGGCTTCACATACTCTGGCGGTCTCCTCCGACATGAGCGAGAGGTTCATGGCAAGCACGGCGGCCCTAAGAACACTGTCAACTGTCCGCATCCCAACTGCAAGCGACATACTGGCAAAGGCTTCTCTCGACAGGAGAATCTTAACGAGCATCTTCGTCGAGTACATACCAACATGGATACATCGGCATCTCCTATTGAGGCCGCCGCCTCTCCTGACGACAATGAAAGCGAGAAATCTGGGACGAAGCGAAAACGCCGTCTAAGTAGCCAAGGTGGGGACGAGCTTTCTGATCTCCGCGAGGAGATCAAGCGGGTACGAGAGGAAAACGAGAGGCTCAAGTCCGAGGTGGACCAGCAACAAGAGCACTCTCTATCTATGATGGCGCAAATCGCGGAGCTGCAAGATGCGCTAAATCATAGCCTTAATCCTCATGGGCTCGGAGCCCCCACGGCACAGATGATTTAG
- a CDS encoding uncharacterized protein (EggNog:ENOG41) yields the protein MAYRVPHDRDRRVHIILHQDGAAVTVLGVFEELQDANRDCLFQATQAGIQLLQESPTQGPDKYHITPIEPARWDTPDGVSCWVESHTVEPSRVAGSNLKTR from the coding sequence ATGGCATACCGAGTGCCCCACGATAGAGACCGTCGTGTCCACATCATCCTCCACCAAGACGGCGCGGCGGTCACCGTTCTCGGCGTCTTCGAAGAGCTACAAGACGCCAACCGGGATTGTCTGTTCCAAGCTACGCAAGCGGGCATCCAACTGTTACAAGAATCACCTACTCAGGGCCCCGACAAGTACCACATCACCCCAATCGAGCCCGCGCGGTGGGATACGCCAGACGGCGTGTCGTGCTGGGTCGAGAGCCATACGGTGGAACCGAGTCGAGTTGCGGGATCTAACCTGAAGACGCGCTGA
- a CDS encoding uncharacterized protein (BUSCO:EOG092D0T8J), protein MAEVDVAPTFGAELKDGFKSANAWVSNGIAWLDEIQQFYRERAAIEKEYSAKLDALAKKYFEKKNKKISNLSVGDNPTLTPGSLESASLTTWSTQLTTLESRATEHDRYASNLISQVAEPLKFYNARFDELRKRHSEYADKLEAGRDACYADLRKVKGKYDNTCQDLESKRKKTESHADKAKAQSAYQQQLFDMNNAKNTYLIAINVTNKQKEKYYHEYIPEVMDSMQDLNEFRTLKLNFLWDVATRLETAMLQQSNGLIEHQGKEIQRNLPHLDSMMYMRHNMGAFHEPPDKVFEASPVWHDDDLMIVDETAKIYLRNVLTKSKSQLAELRREVDKQRREVDTVKRLKQRVREGKEKKDEVEVIRALFALQENLIAVDQKRLTAEVETTTITSAVGDVTLGAKNHNFKGQTFKIPTNCDLCGDRIWGLSAKGFDCRDCGYTCHSKCEMKVPADCPGELNKEERKKIKAERQAATNRLLAPDAASPAHVSEDNLTRSNTMNSASSQSLRQSVVSAPQTPSEDTPSETPPKATTPVAATAKAAAVAAVGGAAPPKRNRVIAPPPTAYISQPPAGSTNGIAEREEKKGKMLYQFDAGGDGELSVAEGKEVVVLEADDGTGWVKVRDGYKEGLVPATYIDLNVAPSTPAASARPSSVYSTSTTSSIAAASRKKGPAVAPKRGAKKLRYVEALYDYVAQSEAEHSMTEGERFVLIKDDPGDGWAEVEKAGVTASVPANYIHAV, encoded by the exons atggccgaggtGGACGTTGCGCCTACCTTTGGCGCAGAGCTCAAG GACGGCTTCAAATCCGCCAACGCCTGGGTCAGCAATGGAATCGCCTGGCTCGACGAGATCCAGCAATTCTACCGCGAGCGAGCCGCCATCGAAAAGGAATACAGCGCAAAGCTCGatgcgctggccaagaagtactttgagaagaagaacaagaaaatcTCCAACCTGAGCGTTGGCGACAACCCGACCTTGACTCCAGGCTCTCTTGAGAG TGCTTCCCTAACCACATGGTCTACTCAGCTCACCACCCTCGAATCCCGCGCCACCGAGCACGATCGCTATGCGAGTAACCTTATCTCCCAGGTCGCCGAACCCCTAAAGTTCTACAACGCCCGATTCGACGAGCTGCGTAAGCGCCATTCCGAATATGCCGATAAGCTCGAAGCTGGCCGCGATGCCTGCTATGCCGATTTGCGCAAAGTCAAAGGCAAATACGACAACACATGCCAGGACCTCGAGAGCAAGCGCAAGAAGACCGAATCGCATgccgacaaggccaaggcacAGAGCGCctaccaacagcagctctttgACATGAACAATGCTAAAAACACCtatctcatcgccatcaacgTCACCAAcaagcaaaaggaaaaatacTACCACGAGTACATCCCCGAGGTCATGGATAGCATGCAAGATTTGAACGAGTTCAGAACTTTAAAGCTCAACTTTTTGTGGGACGTAGCAACTCGGCTGGAGACTGCCATGCTTCAACAGAGCAACGGACTCATCGAGCACCAAGGCAAGGAAATCCAGCGCAACCTGCCCCATCTGGATTCCATGATGTATATGCGCCACAACATGGGCGCCTTCCATGAGCCGCCGGACAAGGTCTTTGAAGCCAGCCCCGTCTGGCACGATGACGACCTCATGATTGTGGATGAGACGGCCAAGATTTACCTGCGCAACGTACTAACAAAGTCCAAGTCTcagctggctgagctgcgGAGAGAGGTGGACAAGCAACGAAGAGAAGTCGATACCGTTAAGCGGCTCAAGCAACGTGTCCGAGaaggcaaagagaagaaggacgaagTTGAAGTTATCCGCGCACTATTCGCTCTGCAAGAAAATCTCATTGCTGTGGACCAGAAGCGACTTACAGCTGAAGTTGAAACCACCACCATTACCTCTGCAGTTGGTGACGTTACGCTGGGGGCTAAAAATCACAACTTTAAGGGCCAAACCTTCAAGATACCAACCAACTGCGACCTGTGCGGAGATCGCATCTGGGGCTTGAGCGCAAAGGGATTTGACTGTCGAGACTGCGGTTATACATGCCACAGCAAGTGCGAGATGAAGGTGCCTGCGGACTGCCCTGGCGAGCTGAATAAGGAAGAGCGAAAGAAGATCAAGGCAGAGCGCCAGGCTGCCACTAACAGGCTTCTCGCACCTgatgcagcatctccagcgcaCGTTTCCGAAGACAACCTCACACGATCCAATACCATGAACTCGGCAAGCTCACAGTCATTACGGCAGTCCGTCGTGTCCGCACCACAGACGCCATCAGAAGACACGCCTTCCGAAACGCCACCCAAGGCGACCACACCTGTTGCGGCAAccgccaaagctgctgcagtcGCTGCAGTTGGTGGTGCGGCTCCCCCAAAGAGGAACAGAGTAATTGCGCCTCCTCCCACGGCATATATCTCGCAACCACCAGCGGGTAGCACGAATGGCATTgcagagagggaagaaaagaagggcaagatgCTTTATCAGTTCGATGCcggtggagatggagagctaTCGGTGGCAGAAGGCAAGGAAGTGGTGGTCTTGGAAGCAGATG ATGGTACTGGCTGGGTCAAGGTCCGCGATGGCTATAAGGAAGGTCTCGTACCAGCGACATATATCGATCTCAACGTTGCGCCATCAACACCCGCCGCATCGGCCCGTCCTTCCTCTGTTTATTCCACGTCAACCACATCATCAATAGCCGCCGCTTCGAGGAAGAAGGGCCCTGCGGTGGCGCCCAAGCGAGGtgccaagaagctgcgaTACGTAGAAGCCCTGTACGACTACGTGGCACAGAGCGAAGCCGAGCATTCCATGACGGAGGGCGAGCGTTTTGTGCTGATCAAGGACGACCCCGGCGACGGCTGGGCGGAAGTCGAAAAGGCTGGCGTGACGGCCAGTGTCCCAGCCAATTATATCCATGCTGTGTAG